The Atribacter laminatus genome contains the following window.
CATTACAAATATCTTTTGGGATATATAGCATTCTTTCAACTTTTGGAGGCGCAAAATCCGGCCAACCTGGGCAATTATGATAGAAAGGTTGAGTTAAATCATAAACTTTTTTAAATTTCATAGTTTTTTCCTCCTACTTCTCATTTTTTATTCATTTTTTTATATAAATCATAAGCTACATTAATAATGATATCTTCCTGGCCCCCAACAATCTTTTGTTTACCAATTTCAACAATAATATCCCGAGGATCAAGTTGGTATTTTTGTGCTGCACGAAGGGTATGAAGAAGAAAACTGGAGTATACCCCAGCATAGCCTAACATTAATGAATCGTTTTTTATAACTTGAGGGCGCTTCATAAATGGTTCAAGAACTTTCTCGGCGGTATCCATTATGGAATAAAAATTTACACCGCTTGAATACCCGCTTTTTTCAAAAACTGCAACTAAAACTTCTATTTGAGCATTTCCACTTCCCGCACCTAAACCCCTGAGTGTGCCATCTATATAGGACGCTCCTGAATCAACCGCAACCAGTGAATTTGCAATAGCCAATCCTAGGTTATTATGCCCATGGAAACCAACTTGGATTTTTAATCCTTCGCAAAGTTTTTTAACTCTTTCTTTTACGCCAGACGGAAGAAGGGCTCCGGCAGAATCAACAATGTAAACCACGTCTGCGCCATAACTCTGCATCAGCAAAGCCTGCTCTAACAATTTTTCAGGAGAAACCATATGTGCCATCATGAGAAAACAGGCTACTTCCATACCTAAATTCTTAGCTAAACCAATATGTTGCTCGGAAATATCCGCCTCAGTACAATGAGTTGCAATCCGAGCCATTCTAACACCATGCTCTGCGGCAATTTTTAAATCATCTCTTGTTCCTATCCCCGGTAATAACAAAATTGCCAATCTTGATTGTTCTATATTGGGTTTTGCTACTTCTAGCATTTCACTATCACTTAAAAGAGAGAAGCCATACTGAAGACTCGAACCACCCATGCCATCCCCATGACTCACTTCTATTGCATAAACATTCGCTTCGTCTAATCCTTTAACGATTTTCGATATCATTTCTTCATTAAATTGATGACTCATTGCATGACTTCCATCACGGAGCGTGGTATCAACAATTTTTATCGTTCCCATATTTTCGGCTTTCATGGTCTTCCTTCCTTACTCATTTTCTTTGCGAACTCCTCCGCTACAGCTACTGCAGCTGAAGTCATAATATCTAAATTACCCGAATATTTTGGTAGGAAATCACCAGCTCCCTCTACTTCAACCATAACTGTCACTTTATTGCCATCAAATTGTGGAGGTACTTTTAAACGGTATCCCGGAACGTAAGTTTGTAGCCTCTTGGTCATATTTTCAACTGAGGCTTCAATTTGTTCTTTTTTATCATTCAAATCCTCATCAACCAAACAATAAATAGTGGCTCGGCTAATAATCGGTGGCTCGGCTGGATTCAATATAATAATTGCCTTCCCCCTTTGCGCTCCTCCCAAACTTTCAATTGCACGTGCCGTAGTTTGTGTAAATTCATCAATATTTTGTCTGGTCCCTGGTCCCGCACTAAGGCTAGCAATGGTACATATTACCTCACTATAGGGAATCTCGACGACCTGAGAAACCGCCTTAACAATAGGGATACTCATTTGACCACCACAAGTGACCATGTTGATATTTAATTCATCTAAATTTTCACTCAAGTTAATCACCGGAATTACCTTTGGACCAAGGGCTGCCGGAGTTAAATCTATAACCTTTTTCCCCAATTCTCTAAATAATGGTGCATTTTTTATATGAACACTTGCACTCGTTGCATCTATTACAATGGGTGATAAATCCTGGATAATACCCTCTGCTCCCAGCAAGCTCACCGGAACTCCTTTTTCTTGAGCTAAAAGAATCCCGGTTGAATCTTTTTTAACACCAGCAACCAAACCAACCCGGATATATCTACTTCGTTCAATTTTATAAATGAGGTCGGTTCCAATGTTCCCCGGACCGATTATTGCTACTGGAACTTTGTTATTTATGGCCAAAGAAAGCTCACCACCGTTTTTCTATATTTAGAAAATTAGATTCCTTCATTTTAAATAAAACCAATGGAGATTTCGCCAAAATCGCCATAATCGCCAGTTACCCAATCATTTTGATTTACACTCACTGCTTTGGTGATAGCTCCGGAAAGCACAACTTCTCCTGCTTTGATCGAACTTCCATATTCAGCTAATTTATTGGCTAACCATGAAATTGAATAAACTGGATCCCCCGTCACATTAGCTCCAATGCCAGTATCAAAAATTTGACCATTTTTCTTAAAAATTAGAGGAATATATTTTAAATCAATAAAATCAATAATTCTTTTAACTCCACCAATCACAACTCCCGATGCTGAAGCATTGTCGGCAATGGTATCGTAAATTTGTATTTTCCAATCCTTTATTCTTGAATCAATCAGTTCCAATATCGGAAAAACAAAATCGGTGGCTTGGAGGACTTTGACCGGAGTTACCCCCGGTCCAACCAGATCATCTTTAAACACAAAGGCAATCTCTGCTTCTACCTTGGGAGAGATAAATTGATCAATTTTTAAAGTATCTCCATCGTTAAAAACCATATTGTCAAGGATCACCCCGTAGTCTGGTTCATAAACTCCAAACATCCCTTGCATCGCTTTGCTAGTTAATCCAATTTTCTTTCCAATGACTTTAAAACCTAAGTTCATTTCCCGATCCAGGTTGAGGGACTGTATTTTATAGGCATCACTAAAAACTATTTCCGGATATTCAGATGTAATTGGTTCTATTGGTTTACGATCTTTTTTCGCATGATAAAGACGATCGCTTATTTCTTGAAGAATTTTTAAATCCACCTTAACCCACCTCCAGCAGAAAGGACCAACACCAAACTTTATTTATTTTTAATAAAAATCAGCTTTTTGTCTATCGGGTTTATTTTGAGCTTTTTTTATCAAATTCCCCGATAGGCGTGTAAGGGTTTTCCCTGATAAGGAGCAAAAAAGTGTATTGAACCTACCAAAAAGAGGATTTTCCATTGGAAAGCGAAGAGTTAAATATAAGAATAAATAGAAAATGAGGAAGTATATAAAAAAGGCTTTTAGAAATATTCATATTTCTCAGTGTTGGATTTGTTGATTTATAAAAGTTATTTAGCCATTAAGCTATTGAAAAGAACTTCAGTCACCCGAAACCGCGTGGACCCATTGAATTGCAAATTGTAAAAGCTCGTTCGATGAACTTAAATTTAACTTCGTTTTAATTCTCGCACGGTATGTTTCAATAGTTTTTATACTTAAAAACATGGATTCTGCAATTTGTCGGCTGCTTAATCCTTTCCCTATCATTTCAAATATTTCGAGCTCTCGTTCGCTCAAAGTCTTAATACCAGAAAAATTATTTTTCTTAATATCTTGAGAGGCAAATTGTTCAATTATAATCTTCTTCATTTTATCGCTTAAATATATATTCCCTTTTAGAATCTCTTGGATTGCTAATATAACTTTTTCTGGTGCTTCTTGTTTCATAATAAAACCCCGGGCTCCTGCATGAAGAGATCTTTCAGCATAGAGGTTTTCGTCATGCATTGATAATACCAACACTGGGATTTCAAGAGCGTTGTTTTTTAGTTCCTTGAAAAACTCAAGTCCGTTCAAATCTTTCAATGAAATATCAAGAATTATTAAATCTGGTTTAAGCTTTTTAATCTCATCAATAACATCCTTTGTATCAACTGAGCTTCCACAAACACATAATTCTTTTTCTTGATCAATAAGGTTCGAGAGTCCTCTTATAACAACCGGATGGTCGTCGATGATAAAAATTCGATATTTATTTATTGGATTTGCCATTATTACACCAACTTATTAATTATTAAAAATACAAGACACGATAGTCCCTTCATCTGCTCCTTTTTTTATATTAAGCTGAGCTCCAATCAACTCTGCTCGATATTTCATGCTTTGTAATCCCAATCCTTCTTGAGCATCACTCGGTATTCCAATTCCATTATCTCGTATTTCAAGTATTACTTTCCCATTTGATGAATATAAAGAAATTGAAACATTGGTGGCTTTCCCATGTTGTATTGAGTTGTGCAAGGCTTCCTGTGCAATATAATAAAGTTGTGTTATGACCAAATTATCTGCAACAAGTACTGATTGATTCCATTTAAAAGAGTATTCAACTCCAAAAGTTTCTGATGTCATCGATAGTAATTTTTCTAATATAAAGGGTAAATTTTCTGACTCAGAATCATTAGGGCAAAGTCCTCGAGCTAAATTTTTGGTTTTTAAAATCGCTTGTTTTACCAAAGAAGATATCGTTGAAATATCACCAACTTCTTGAGCTGACTTGGACAACAGCTTTTTTTCTAGTGCTTTCGCCAAAAAAGCTATTCCAGTTAGATCTTGTCCCAATCCATCATGAAGGTCTTGACCAATTTTCCTCCTTTCATTTCGACTCACTTCTAAAACTTTTCTTTCCAATAACTTCCTTTCGGTTATATCCAATTGAATACCGGTCATTCTTACTGGAACATTTTGAGAATCGTAATCAACTACTTTCCCGGCAGCAAAAATCCACTGCCATTGTGCTGATTTTGAAAGAATTCTAAATTCAGCACGATAATCATCAGAATACCCTAATAGGTGCATCTTAATATTATTAATAATCTGCTCCCGATCTTCGGGATGAATCGATTTCTCCCAATCGTCATATTGGATGGTTCTTTCCATATCATTATCAATAAATGTTAAATTCCCATTGATTATGTCCCAATCCCATAATACAGTATTACTAACCTCTAACGCTATTTTTAAACGATCTTCATTCTGACGAATAAGAGCTTCTGCCCGGGATTTGGTTCTTATTCCAAGAACGAGAAAAAAAATGGTGATAATAAAAAAACTCAATATTAAGATAGTCGCCCAAACCCATTTTCTATATTGAACATAAAAAGGAACTGGTTTATTAATTATAAGGCTCCCTTCTGGAAGCCTATTCAAGGAGATATTGAGGCGTTCAAGTTGATTATAATCAAAAATAAGAGAATTGATACTCATAGTAATAACTGGCAAGTCTTCAACGGGCTTTCCCTGAAGAATACTCAAGGCCATATTGGCTGCAGCCTTCCCCTCAGAAAACCCATCTGCAAAAATACCGCCTACTATTCCATAACCAAGAAAGGAATCCCACATACTAAAAACAGGAATTGTTGAGTAATGAGTAATCATATCTGTACTTCTTTGGATTGGGATTAAACTCCCCGATAATTCTAAGTAAGGATTCATAAGAAGGACAATGCTATTTTCAGGCAATGCAGTGATACATCCAAAAACTGTAGCAAAATCATTGGTTTCTAAAACATTAAAAATGAGTCGGTCCTCAAATTGATGAATTGTCTCGTCCAAAAGAGATCGAATAATTTGTCCAGTTCTGGTACTGCGATCCACAAGTACCAAAACATGTTGGGTATTTGGTTGGATTGTAAGAGCAGCATTTAATGTTCCTTTTATATCTATATTCTCTGCTACCCCAGTATAGAGAGAATAATCCTTCAATAATCCGTCTTCATAGTTATTCACACCACAAAAAACTACCGGCGTTCCAGGAAATAGCAAATCACGATAGTGGAATAAAAATTCCAAGGCTTCGTTGTCTGTAGCGATAATTACATCAAATTGTGTATCCTCGAAATTATGTTGATAGAGTTCATATAATTTTTGGTAATGAAGATTCCCAGTTTTTCTTTCAGAACCCATATATTCAATTACCAGATCAATTTCATCTCCTAAAACCGACAGGACTCCAGGAACGATCTGCTTACTCCAATTGTAACCAGGATGATAAGAACTTAAAAGAAGAATATGCCGTGGGCTTTTTGCCATACCCAAGGAAGTAGCTAACCAAACAAATGATAGTAAAATCAAGAAAAATAGAAAGGCTTTACATTTCTTCATATTTTCATTTGTATTTATCTTTAAATATCGTTATAAACATTCATTTCTCTCAGTGGGCTGGAAAGTATTGAAAATGCTCAACACAAAGCCAAATCATTATCTTCAGGAAAATAGTGAAGTAACCATCAGTTCTTACCAAATATTTTTTATGAAATAAATATGAGATCCTCACCCGGGAAAGCACTACTTAGGTTGACCTAATCGCTCATGCTCCTTTGATGGAAAAGGTTAAGATAAGTGAAAAAATAACACCCATCACAAGTCTTTGCACTTACCGAATTAACCTTCGCTAAACTCTAGTTATTTATGATTTTTGTTGCACTAAACAGCACATTTTTTATTTGATAGATTATAAAAAAATGAAATAAACTATTAATTATCTTCAAAGGTCTTTTTATAATCAACTTGTCCTCGGTACCGGTTATTAAATCTATTTTAAAATAAATAATCAGATCTCACATTGGCATTGGCAATCATCCCATAATTCTTTCAGCTTCCTCACGAGCAATTCGGCACCATCGAATAACATTGTCCGGATTACGACCGATAGTATGATTATCTTTCATAATCAGCTCAACATGGCATCCCCGTGCCGCTTCCAGAGTTTCACGCAAACCTTTTCGAATATATTCTTCATCAATTTTGGGATAACTGAGGTCAGAAGGATTTGGTTTTCGTGAAAAAACATAATTTTTCCCTAATTTTTCAGCAAGATCTCTCACATTCGCCCAGGCTGATACTGACACTCTGCGCAATCGAGGCGTTTGACTTACAATATGCCATCTTTTATCAATCGGCTCACAACAGCCATAGCAATTAAGACCAAAACGTTCTAAAATTGGAAATTGATACGGAAAAATAAACTCGGCAAAAAGGTTGGGTGAAACTAAAACAGTTTCCTGGCTTTCTGAAAATCCCCACATATCCTGTGTTCTTACTTTGGCTCCATTATAATCCTTTTGGGGAAGTTGATGAGTATAGCCAAATCCACCCGAGCCAACATAGGTTCCCTGATTATTTAAACTCAATAAATTATTCATTTCAAGAAAATCTAATAGAGATAATGCTTCATCCCGCAAAAAAGCCATCAACTGATGAAGTTCCTGAGGATGATCATACATATCAAGCATGACTTGTTGGATACCACGTAAATTTACCAATGACCAAGTTAATCCAAAAGACCACCACCAATATCCTTCTAATTCCACTTTTAAAATATCAGCAAAAATTTCTCGAGCTAAATTGTAAAGTCGACCAGTACGTTCGAAGTCAACTTCAATCTTCTGAAAATGAAGTGATTCCAATTTTGAATAATCCTTGAGTGGGGCATCCCAACAATAAGACCCATTATCAGCACCACCAATAATACTTTCCTGCATTCCTCGGTTGATTTCTTGAAAGGCATATTGAACCTTAAAAATTGGTTCAATCACCCGATCATCGTTCATTTTTTCTCCCCAGAAAATCTCCTTCCGAAGCTTAAATTCCCATATCCGCGCTAAATCTCCTTCGCAAAGCAGTTGATGGTGAGGGATTATTTCATACCAACCATTTTCTGGGTCACAAAATATCAAAGGTCGAGTATCTTCCAAATCATTGTGCTGATACCATAATTTTCTTTTTTCTGATTCAATTGGCCGATCAGCAATTTCTGCAACTTCCTTTGCCAGAGTCCGAAGGATTTCCTTATCCTGATCGGAAACCACAAATTCAACAGAATTTACCACTTTTGATGCTGAGTAAGTTAAAGATAGTCCCAATGAATCTCCTAATCCTTTTCCCAATCTTTCAACCATTTTTCTTATCCCCCTCAAGGAAATCTAACTTTCAAAAGTTCTTTCTGTTTCTTCAGTTCTGATTAATAATATCGCTATCAACAATAAAAAGGATAGATTGTCTGGCTTCTATAGACTGCGATTAGGCAAAATAACGTTATTTTGAGCGATGCTTCCCCGTGTAAAAATTCTTTTTTTTTAGGTTTTGTTTTTGATAAATATGTAAAATTGACAAGACACTCATCTCGCAAAATACACCCTATTTAACGATAGAATAATGGAACTTTTTTCATCTAAATTTGGTTCCACAAAATGGTATGAAAAGTTTTTAAATTCCTATTAAAAAGTAATTGGTGCGGGGTGAACTGTGATCAGCAATTAATTCATATTTATTTAATCCGATTAGGAAAACCACAGGTTTGATAAATCAGGTTTCTACAAAATTTTTAAAAGATTGTTGGAGAGAAATGAATTGCGCCTGACTGCTAAACTAGTATTCTCAATCTATGCTCGAAAATATCAAAGGTGTTTATTAAAAAATTCCAATAATAGCATCCTTTCTTTATTCTTTAGTAAATTTGATGACTATTAAATATATGACTCTCAGGTTTCATCAATAGTTTAAAAACATCACCAATTTAACTCAATTCTATTAATCCATGATGATTTCTTTCTTTACTTACTGCAACTCAAAACTTTTAAAAAGGGAAGTTTTTATGCTTTTGATTTTCTCTTTTTATTATTTAAAGATTCTTAATCTTGTCTGTTAGCATTTTTTCTGCTTCACCCATTGAGGGGATATCAGTCAAATCAATATCCTGGTCCTTAGGGAGTTCATCCCATAATATTTCTACTGCCCAGGCAGCTCCACGACCTACAATTGTTGGAGCTACGATTTCATGGCCTCCATTTAATTCAAATTTTTTCAAAGCTTCTTTATCTAATTTTCCGTCTTTAATAAACTGAGTCTTAAACCCTAAACAATGACTTTGGATATCTTTGCATATTGCTGAACCATATGTTTCATGGAATTTCTTCAAAAGCTTTTCTCCAAGAATAGAAGCCTTTAAATCCGTTCCCCTTTTTTCCCAAAGAGAGTAATCTCTTCCAAAAAACATTCCAAAAACTACTAATGGACCGCAAAAAGCTCCACATGAATTCAGGCTTGAATCAGCTCCCCCACCTTGCAAAGGGGATAGAGCCTTAAAAATAATAGGATTCCTATATCCCAACACTGTGGTTATGGCATGGAATGAAGACTGAGAACAAGAGGTCCGATTCTTTTCACTTTCAAATCCTAACTTAAAAGCTAAAGCAATCGCTTCTTCTTTAGTGTGCCCATTGATGGTTTTTTCCATAGTATTCTCCTTTATTTATTTATTTTCTCGAAAATCAACATAATCAGTAATAAAATAAGACTTTATTGCTTAAAAATCAAACATAACGTTATTTATTTATTTCCCTTTTTTCTTTTAGTTTAACCGCAAGTATGAAGGATTATTCTTCCGTTAGGAAATTCTGTCAAGGTTATTTTTCTTAAATATATTTTTAAATAAATAGCATGGTATAAAAATTTTTCTATTCTTATGATTACTTTTTTTCTTAAAATAGAGATAAAAAAATTTATGGGAATAATTAAAAAAGGTCTTGGTTTATAACTGTGTAGATAAAATAATTTGTTGATTGAGGAGGTAATAATAATGGAAGAAATGGTAAAAGAGGTCTGTCATCATCCTCGTTTGAACGAAAAAGCACCGAATTTTGAAGCGGTTACCACCCACGGCAAAATTAAACTCTCTGACTATGCGAATAAATGGGTCGTTATGTTCTCCCATCCAGCTGATTTTACACCAGTTTGTACTACTGAATTCGTAGCTTTTAGTAAAGCCAATGAAGAATTTAAAAAAAGAAATACTCAGCTCATCGGATTAAGCATCGACAGTATTCATGCTCATTTGGGGTGGGTTGCAAGCATTGAGAAAAACTTCGGAGTAAAAGTTCCTTTCCCAATCATAGCCGACTTAGATATGAAAGTTGCCAATCTTTACGGAATGGTTCATCCAGCCGCTGGAAGCACTGCAGCAGTTCGTTCGGTTTTTATAATTGACGATGAAGGAATCTTAAAAGCTTTAATTCACTACCCAATGAGTAATGGACGGAATATTGATGAGGTCATTCGTCTTTTGGACGCTCTCCAAACCAGCAAAAAGAACGGCGTTGCCACTCCAGCTAACTGGAAGCCTGGAGAAAAAGTAATTGTTCCGCCACCACAAACCCAAGACGATATGTACAAACGGAAAGATATGGGGTATGAATACATCGATTGGTATCTCTCTTACAAGAACTTGTAATTTTTTTGTTTTTCGCTACTATATTTTTCTTTAGAATTAAAATGAGCGGGTTCCATTACTCAAAAGAGACAAAGGACCCGTTCATTTTTTATTATTTAGTCAATGAGTATTAACCCATAATAATTACCCTTACAACTATAATCTTTCAAAACCTCAATTGGAAAATCGTTTTGACGAGCCGTTGCATAAACATCAATACCGCAGGCTTCCATTGATGGTCGAGCTTCATTTGGATATAAACACCTTTCCAGGTTACATGGATCACATAGGTTGCAAGAACCGGCACCAAACCCCAATGCTTTATAATAGCCAGAAAGAAAAATCTCTCGCTCCAATTTCCTGATGATTTCAGTCACACTCGTGCCTGGTTGACAATGAATAAGTAGTCCGTTTTGATAGTCATTCAGGGTTTCCCTAAACTCTTGAGGAGTCGGTGTATAAGGTGGGCAACAAAGACCTGAGCCAAATCCATCACATCCATACTGGCACTTCATCCGAACCCATCCAGCTGTTTTAACCGTGGAAGAAGGAATAATCCTGGCTTCAGATGCACCAAATTCTTTAGCTAATTCTATAAATTTTTTAAAATCTTTCTCGCTGATTTTAATCACTCCATCCTTGACTCATTTTTAACTGCAAACTCGACACAAGGAGTTTTTTGGTACCGAAAGTCATACAATCCAGCTTAAATAATGATTCTAAGGCAACAAAAATCTTAAAAAAATTCATTTCCTATACTCAATAAATTCTATCGGAGCACCCTTTTCAATTATAAAAGCAACCAAAACATCTTCTGAAGGAGAATTGAGTTCAATTAAGACTTCTTTCCCCTGAGAACATCTTCGTCTTCAAAAGCAATATGAGGTATTTTTTAGACTATCTCAGGTGATTTTGAATCTTCTTCAAACCTCATCCACTCTATATGAAATTCATTTTGTTCAAAATCTGGAACTAACATTTTTAAATTTTTCAACGTATTCCTCATTATCTCTCTTTTCATGAGTAGGAATACCCGGGTGATTATATTTAAATTTTTATAATCTACTTTATGACTCTTATTTTAATTTTTAAAAAATTGATAAAAACTTAATCAAGATCTTTTTGATCCTCTCTTATAATCTCTAAAAACAATTTAACCAAAATTGGATCAAATTGAGTACCAGCATTTTTTTGAAGTTCATTTAATGCTTCCTCAGACGTCATCGGGTTTTTGTAGGGCCGGCCACTGACCATTACATCATAAGCATCAATAATGGTTATAATTCGGGCGTTGAGGGGTATTTCTTCTCCTTTTATTCCCCGAGGATATCCAGACCCATCCCATCTTTCATGATGGACTAAAATTGATTCTCCAATAGAAATCAAGTCAGGTGAAGATTGAGCTATTCGATAACCAATTTCGGGATGTTGCTTCACCTTTTCCCATTCTTCAGGGCTGAGCGGACCCGGTTTATTTAAAATATTCTGCGGTATGGCTATTTTACCTAAGTCATGCAATCGAGCCAGAAGGTCTAATTCTATCAATTGATGAAAAGAAAGATGGAGGGCTTGACCCATTTGTTGAGCCATTTCTTGAAGTCGTTTTGAATGTTCTTTTGTTTCTTGTGTGGTTGCTTGAAGTGATTCTTCTAAAAAAGTTATCAATGCGTGATGTATGCTTCGACTTTCGTT
Protein-coding sequences here:
- the dmpG gene encoding 4-hydroxy-2-oxovalerate aldolase: MKAENMGTIKIVDTTLRDGSHAMSHQFNEEMISKIVKGLDEANVYAIEVSHGDGMGGSSLQYGFSLLSDSEMLEVAKPNIEQSRLAILLLPGIGTRDDLKIAAEHGVRMARIATHCTEADISEQHIGLAKNLGMEVACFLMMAHMVSPEKLLEQALLMQSYGADVVYIVDSAGALLPSGVKERVKKLCEGLKIQVGFHGHNNLGLAIANSLVAVDSGASYIDGTLRGLGAGSGNAQIEVLVAVFEKSGYSSGVNFYSIMDTAEKVLEPFMKRPQVIKNDSLMLGYAGVYSSFLLHTLRAAQKYQLDPRDIIVEIGKQKIVGGQEDIIINVAYDLYKKMNKK
- a CDS encoding acetaldehyde dehydrogenase (acetylating) → MAINNKVPVAIIGPGNIGTDLIYKIERSRYIRVGLVAGVKKDSTGILLAQEKGVPVSLLGAEGIIQDLSPIVIDATSASVHIKNAPLFRELGKKVIDLTPAALGPKVIPVINLSENLDELNINMVTCGGQMSIPIVKAVSQVVEIPYSEVICTIASLSAGPGTRQNIDEFTQTTARAIESLGGAQRGKAIIILNPAEPPIISRATIYCLVDEDLNDKKEQIEASVENMTKRLQTYVPGYRLKVPPQFDGNKVTVMVEVEGAGDFLPKYSGNLDIMTSAAVAVAEEFAKKMSKEGRP
- a CDS encoding 2-keto-4-pentenoate hydratase, coding for MDLKILQEISDRLYHAKKDRKPIEPITSEYPEIVFSDAYKIQSLNLDREMNLGFKVIGKKIGLTSKAMQGMFGVYEPDYGVILDNMVFNDGDTLKIDQFISPKVEAEIAFVFKDDLVGPGVTPVKVLQATDFVFPILELIDSRIKDWKIQIYDTIADNASASGVVIGGVKRIIDFIDLKYIPLIFKKNGQIFDTGIGANVTGDPVYSISWLANKLAEYGSSIKAGEVVLSGAITKAVSVNQNDWVTGDYGDFGEISIGFI
- a CDS encoding response regulator; translation: MANPINKYRIFIIDDHPVVIRGLSNLIDQEKELCVCGSSVDTKDVIDEIKKLKPDLIILDISLKDLNGLEFFKELKNNALEIPVLVLSMHDENLYAERSLHAGARGFIMKQEAPEKVILAIQEILKGNIYLSDKMKKIIIEQFASQDIKKNNFSGIKTLSERELEIFEMIGKGLSSRQIAESMFLSIKTIETYRARIKTKLNLSSSNELLQFAIQWVHAVSGD
- a CDS encoding ABC transporter substrate binding protein — encoded protein: MKKCKAFLFFLILLSFVWLATSLGMAKSPRHILLLSSYHPGYNWSKQIVPGVLSVLGDEIDLVIEYMGSERKTGNLHYQKLYELYQHNFEDTQFDVIIATDNEALEFLFHYRDLLFPGTPVVFCGVNNYEDGLLKDYSLYTGVAENIDIKGTLNAALTIQPNTQHVLVLVDRSTRTGQIIRSLLDETIHQFEDRLIFNVLETNDFATVFGCITALPENSIVLLMNPYLELSGSLIPIQRSTDMITHYSTIPVFSMWDSFLGYGIVGGIFADGFSEGKAAANMALSILQGKPVEDLPVITMSINSLIFDYNQLERLNISLNRLPEGSLIINKPVPFYVQYRKWVWATILILSFFIITIFFLVLGIRTKSRAEALIRQNEDRLKIALEVSNTVLWDWDIINGNLTFIDNDMERTIQYDDWEKSIHPEDREQIINNIKMHLLGYSDDYRAEFRILSKSAQWQWIFAAGKVVDYDSQNVPVRMTGIQLDITERKLLERKVLEVSRNERRKIGQDLHDGLGQDLTGIAFLAKALEKKLLSKSAQEVGDISTISSLVKQAILKTKNLARGLCPNDSESENLPFILEKLLSMTSETFGVEYSFKWNQSVLVADNLVITQLYYIAQEALHNSIQHGKATNVSISLYSSNGKVILEIRDNGIGIPSDAQEGLGLQSMKYRAELIGAQLNIKKGADEGTIVSCIFNN
- a CDS encoding C-GCAxxG-C-C family protein, coding for MEKTINGHTKEEAIALAFKLGFESEKNRTSCSQSSFHAITTVLGYRNPIIFKALSPLQGGGADSSLNSCGAFCGPLVVFGMFFGRDYSLWEKRGTDLKASILGEKLLKKFHETYGSAICKDIQSHCLGFKTQFIKDGKLDKEALKKFELNGGHEIVAPTIVGRGAAWAVEILWDELPKDQDIDLTDIPSMGEAEKMLTDKIKNL
- a CDS encoding peroxiredoxin, coding for MEEMVKEVCHHPRLNEKAPNFEAVTTHGKIKLSDYANKWVVMFSHPADFTPVCTTEFVAFSKANEEFKKRNTQLIGLSIDSIHAHLGWVASIEKNFGVKVPFPIIADLDMKVANLYGMVHPAAGSTAAVRSVFIIDDEGILKALIHYPMSNGRNIDEVIRLLDALQTSKKNGVATPANWKPGEKVIVPPPQTQDDMYKRKDMGYEYIDWYLSYKNL
- a CDS encoding DUF2284 domain-containing protein, encoding MIKISEKDFKKFIELAKEFGASEARIIPSSTVKTAGWVRMKCQYGCDGFGSGLCCPPYTPTPQEFRETLNDYQNGLLIHCQPGTSVTEIIRKLEREIFLSGYYKALGFGAGSCNLCDPCNLERCLYPNEARPSMEACGIDVYATARQNDFPIEVLKDYSCKGNYYGLILID